One Nakamurella alba genomic window, GCCCGGGTGGTGCACGGCTCGGCGCTGTCCTTGCAGGCCACTGTGCTGGCCGTGGCCATCGGCCTGGTGTTCGGCTCGGCCATCGGGCTCTGGGCCGGGTGGGCCGGCGGCCGCACCGACAGCCTGCTGATGCGGGTCGTCGATGTGCTGCTGGCCGTTCCCGGGCTGCTGCTCTCGTTGACGGTGGTGGTCGCGCTGGGCTTCGGCACCATCAACGTGGCGATCGCCGTCGGAGTCGGGATCGTCGCCTCGTTCGCCCGCCTGATGCGGTCCGAGGTGCTGCGCATCCGGTCGAGCGAGTTCGTCGAAGCTGCAGGCGCTCTCGGCCGCAAGTGGTACGGCGTGCTCGGCGAGCACGTGCTGCCGAACGCCGCCGGCCCGGTGCTCGCACTGGCGACCCTGGAGTTCGGCACCGCGATCCTGTCGATCTCGTCGTTGAGCTTCCTCGGTTTCGGCGCGCAACCACCGGCCCCGGAGTGGGGGCAGCTCGTCTCCGAGGGACGCAACTACCTGGCCGGGGCCTGGTGGCTGACCACCCTGCCCGGTCTGGTGGTGGTCGCCGTCGTGCTAGCCGCCAACCGCATCGGTCGCGACCTGGAGCGCCGCGGGGTGCACCGATGAGCCGCCCGGTGCTCGAGCTCAAGGACCTGCGGGTCAGCTACGGGGAGGACGACAACAGCGTCGACGCGGTGCGCGGCGTCGACATCTCGGTCGCGCCGGGCGAGTTCGTCGCCGTCGTGGGCGAATCGGGATCGGGCAAGTCGACCACCGCGCACGCGGTGCTCGGACTGCTGCCCGAGACCGGGCGGGTGACCGGCGGGCGGATCGTCCTGGGTGACGACGACATCACCTCGGCCGGCGAACGCCGGCTGCGGGACATCCGTGGCAGCCGGGTGGGGCTGGTGC contains:
- a CDS encoding ABC transporter permease; the encoded protein is MSSVLAVETVDLVDGSAVGTAPPRRTRPRRSRRWTARVGVWLSWAVIALVVGWAFLPGVFAHQDPLAGNPVDKLQAPSGAHWFGTDYIGRDLFARVVHGSALSLQATVLAVAIGLVFGSAIGLWAGWAGGRTDSLLMRVVDVLLAVPGLLLSLTVVVALGFGTINVAIAVGVGIVASFARLMRSEVLRIRSSEFVEAAGALGRKWYGVLGEHVLPNAAGPVLALATLEFGTAILSISSLSFLGFGAQPPAPEWGQLVSEGRNYLAGAWWLTTLPGLVVVAVVLAANRIGRDLERRGVHR